GGCTTCGTCCCCATGCCGATTTGCGTACTCGATCAGTTGAATCCTTGGGACCCCATCGATTGACGTGACACTGGGATTGTCGAGCAGAGCCGGCAATTCTGTCTGTGCCAGGATGCGGGAGACATCCCCTTCCGGCGCCACAACCCGCACATCTCCGACTGTTGCCTGGGCAAACCGGCGCGACACGTCCGCCCAGGGGCCGTCGGTCTCATGACCGAGCCATTCTGTGGCAGGGCCGCGATAGCCGTCGGTATCGAATACTTCGAAGTCAATGCCAAATGCCTCGGCGACCTTCCTGAGGAAATCTTCCGATTTGATAAGCTGAGCTGCCACACTCTTATCAACGACTCGGATATCCAGGCCGCTATTGAGCATGTTATCGATGATTTCGCTGCTGCCCGGGCCACCCGCCACACTGCCGCTATAGAGCAACGTGACGGCACCCTCGGCATGCACTGAGACCTGTCCAATGAGGTTTATGAGATCCGACTTGAGCAGATCCCCGCTGGAGGTCAGATTGGAGAGCGCGTCCAGCGCATCGGATAAAGTTTCGTACATCCTTGTATGTCTTCCCTGGCTAGATGGTGAGTGTTGTCTCGCTGGTCTTTCTGGTCGAGTGGATTCCGCCGCCTTTGTAGGCCGTCAGCGCGTCTCTGAGATCCGCAATGATCTCGTCGCGCCGATCCAGCAAATGGTCCGACACGAAAAAACCTTTCAAATAGCAATCAACCAACTTGTAGTGCGACCAGCCATGGCCACCAGGCTCACCGCCGGCACTGAGCGTCTCCAGGCAGACCGTCATCAGCTCGCCGCGCCAATAAAAATGCCAGGTCGACTTATGGCTGTACTCCTCTCGTCCCCGATTAATCACCCGCAGATAGATCTCCCGTTCATGATCGATCGTCCAACTACGATTGGGCACCTTTCCCGTGTTTGACAACCACTTATCCATTTCGTCCAGCCCGAACTTCTTCCTATCTTCTTCACTGATTCGTTCATTTACAAAAGCCATAAGTTATTCACCTGATCTTGCACACATTGATAAACGCTGTTTTTTACGATTTTCATCGCTCTTGTCGCACAATGATGCATCTACCCCCCGTTTGAGACCGCATCGATGTCCATTCCCTCGTTTGCACCAATGGCCGATATAACGCCGAATTCTTAACGCTCACGCGCGCTCTCCTTCGCATAACGCAACAGCGGGCTCAGGAAGAATTCCATGATTCTACGAGTGCCCGTTTTTGCTTCCACCGCGACAGCCATCCCCGGTTGTAGGTCGACGTGCTTGCCGTTGACTTCAACGCTGGAACGTTTCATCGCCACCCGCATCTTGTAAACCAGTCCCATCCTGTCATCCGCCACTGCATCACTGGAAAGACCCACCACCTCTCCTGCAATGGTGCCGTACTTGGTAAACGGAAATGTATCAATCTTGATTTCGGCCTGCTGGCCGACTTCGACGAAGCCGATATCCTTGTTTTCGAGCACCGCCTCGACTTCCATCGTTCCGCCCCCGGGAACGATAACCATCAGTTGCTGTGCCGGGGTGACGATCGCACCGACACTGTGAACGGCAAGCTGCTGCACCACGCCCTTGACGGGGGCAGTGATGGTCTGAGCCGTGATCCGGGTCTCGGCCTTGATCCGTTCCTGCCTGATCGTGGATTGTCGGTGTTGCGCCTCATCCAGGCCCTCGAGCACCTGACGATGAAATTCGCTGCGTGTGTAGGCGATACGCGCATCCAGAGCCCGCTCGGCGGCCTGAAGCTCATCCACCCTTCCCTTCTGCGTGCGCAGATCGTGGAAAATTTCGCGGCGCTCCTGTTCGGTCTCAAGGTATTGCTGTTCGGATAACAGCTGCTTGTCCGCCAGACCCTTCTGATCTCTGGCCTTGCGTGCAACGATCGGCAGTACGGCTTCGAGCTTCGCGACCTGGTGCTGCGCGCTTCGGCGCTCTGTGTGTTGCTGATCCTGCTCGCGCCGAAGC
The Thermomicrobiales bacterium DNA segment above includes these coding regions:
- a CDS encoding HlyD family type I secretion periplasmic adaptor subunit; amino-acid sequence: ELQERPPSPAGRLILWTILAFFVLAITWAGISEVDVVSVAQGRIIPSGHSKTVQPLEIGTVAAIHVIDGQAVEAGEVLIELDRSSAQADVDRLRAEQDTVQREILRYRQLAEWLLSDSPPGEQQLQSVDDKLLRGQWWEFSDRIEVLRREQDQQHTERRSAQHQVAKLEAVLPIVARKARDQKGLADKQLLSEQQYLETEQERREIFHDLRTQKGRVDELQAAERALDARIAYTRSEFHRQVLEGLDEAQHRQSTIRQERIKAETRITAQTITAPVKGVVQQLAVHSVGAIVTPAQQLMVIVPGGGTMEVEAVLENKDIGFVEVGQQAEIKIDTFPFTKYGTIAGEVVGLSSDAVADDRMGLVYKMRVAMKRSSVEVNGKHVDLQPGMAVAVEAKTGTRRIMEFFLSPLLRYAKESARER